Below is a genomic region from Isosphaeraceae bacterium EP7.
GCTCGAGATGGCCCGCTGGGTTACCGCCCGCTGAGCCATTCAACGACGCAGGCCCGCCTTTGGGGGCGGGCCTGACACCGACATCGGCAAAACTTCGGGGCGGGGCCTTACAGGCCCTTGCCGCCGAGGTGCTTGTGCTTCATGGGGTTACGCCCCTTTTTCTTCACCCGACGCCCCTTGGCGATGGGGGAGCTGTCCGCCTTGCGCTTCCACTTGCCGCCCTTACGATGCTTCGTCTTGACCTTCATCGCTGACTGATCTCCCGTCCGGTCGACTGCCTGCTCAGACCGGTCAGCCGACCGGCGAAGTCCACATTCTGTCCACAACGCCCCGCCAACGCAACCCGAACCGGGCGGTGCACCGGGGAAGGAACGGGACAGGCTGGACGATCTCCGGAACGCCTTGGCTCTTTTTTACAATTGCAGGCTCTTGGAATACGCACTTGTCGACGTGTAAGATGGGCCCCGATCCATCGAAGCTTCAATGTCATACCGCCTTGTGAACTCGATCATCGAAGGAGCGAAGGCATCATGAATGGCCGGAACCTTGCTTCGCTAGCCCTGCTCGCCGGTCTGATGGTTGCCCCGAACGTCGTCCGGGCCGACTCCACCTTCTCGCTATCGCTCACCACGGGCAGCGACAATAAGCTGGACCTGGGGTTATTCTCGGGCGGTTCGATCCTGAATTTCTCATTCTCGGGCCACGGCGACCTCATCGACCCGAATATCCAGGTCAACGCCGACGGCTCACTGTTCTCCCCGGCCTCGTCCAACCTGGCGTTTGCGAATGAGGGCGCGGCTTACTCGACCCTCGCGGGCGGAGACGGCATCAACCACTTCGTCGGCGGCGGCCTCAATTTCGACTCGACCGGCAGCGGCTTTGGCTTCGCCGGGAAGATGACGACCGACACGACGGATCCTCTGGCGATCCGCCATGGCGCGGTCGTCGGCACGTTCAGCGCCACCCCCGGCCGGGACGATTGGTTCCTCATCGGACTTGGGAGCGTTGTCGTCATCCCCGATGGGGGCGCCCACCTCTATTTGGCCGTCAATGAATCGATCAACTCCGACAATAATGGCGCCTACCTCGGTACCCTGACCGTGATCCCCGAGCCGTCCAGCATCGTGATGCTCGGGATTGGGATCTCCGGCGTCTTGCTCCGCATTTCGGGCCGCAAAGCCTCCCTCTCGAGGTTGACCTCCGCCTGACATGCGGGCGTCGTCCCACGCTGCCGAGGGAGCCTTCGCACATGGTGTCACATTGGATAACGCCTGATTAAGGCGGGTCGTCGCGAAGATCGCGGGCCTGGGTCGCCCTCGATCTTCGGTTC
It encodes:
- a CDS encoding PEP-CTERM sorting domain-containing protein translates to MNGRNLASLALLAGLMVAPNVVRADSTFSLSLTTGSDNKLDLGLFSGGSILNFSFSGHGDLIDPNIQVNADGSLFSPASSNLAFANEGAAYSTLAGGDGINHFVGGGLNFDSTGSGFGFAGKMTTDTTDPLAIRHGAVVGTFSATPGRDDWFLIGLGSVVVIPDGGAHLYLAVNESINSDNNGAYLGTLTVIPEPSSIVMLGIGISGVLLRISGRKASLSRLTSA